A section of the Pseudomonas prosekii genome encodes:
- a CDS encoding amino acid ABC transporter ATP-binding protein gives MISIKNINKWYGDFQVLTDCSTEVKKGEVIVVCGPSGSGKSTLIKCVNALEPFQKGDVVVDGTSIADPKTDLPKLRSRVGMVFQHFELFPHLSITENLTIAQIKVLGRSKEEATKKGLQLLERVGLSAHAHKHPGQLSGGQQQRVAIARALAMDPIVMLFDEPTSALDPEMVNEVLDVMVQLAHEGMTMMCVTHEMGFARKVADRVIFMDQGKIIEDCPKEEFFGDISARSERAQHFLEKILQH, from the coding sequence ATGATCTCTATCAAGAACATCAACAAGTGGTATGGCGACTTCCAGGTGCTGACTGATTGCAGCACCGAGGTCAAAAAAGGCGAAGTGATCGTGGTGTGCGGGCCGTCCGGCTCGGGCAAATCGACCCTGATCAAATGCGTCAACGCCCTGGAACCGTTCCAGAAAGGCGACGTGGTAGTCGATGGCACGTCCATCGCCGACCCGAAGACCGATTTGCCGAAACTGCGTTCGCGCGTGGGCATGGTGTTCCAGCATTTCGAGCTGTTCCCGCACCTGTCGATCACCGAAAACCTGACCATCGCGCAGATCAAGGTGTTGGGCCGCAGCAAGGAAGAGGCCACCAAGAAAGGCCTGCAATTGCTCGAGCGCGTCGGCTTGTCGGCGCACGCTCACAAGCATCCGGGCCAGCTCTCCGGTGGCCAGCAACAGCGCGTGGCGATTGCCCGTGCGCTGGCGATGGACCCGATCGTCATGCTGTTCGACGAACCGACCTCGGCGCTCGACCCGGAAATGGTCAACGAAGTGCTCGATGTAATGGTGCAACTGGCGCACGAAGGCATGACCATGATGTGCGTAACCCACGAAATGGGCTTCGCCCGTAAAGTGGCCGACCGCGTGATCTTCATGGACCAGGGCAAGATCATCGAAGACTGCCCGAAGGAGGAGTTCTTCGGCGACATCAGCGCCCGCTCCGAACGCGCGCAGCATTTCCTCGAGAAAATTTTGCAGCACTAA
- a CDS encoding GlpM family protein gives MLKAALGAAVVLILAALAKTKNYYIAGLVPLFPTFALIAHYIVGKGRSLDDLKTTIVFGMWSIIPYFIYLATLYVMVDRLRLEASLAVAALAWLIAASVLVSVWVRLHS, from the coding sequence ATTCTGAAAGCAGCGCTGGGCGCGGCGGTGGTGTTGATCCTCGCCGCGCTGGCGAAGACCAAAAACTATTACATCGCCGGGCTGGTGCCACTGTTTCCGACCTTCGCCCTGATCGCCCATTACATCGTCGGCAAGGGCCGTTCGCTGGACGATTTGAAGACCACCATTGTGTTTGGCATGTGGTCGATCATCCCGTACTTCATCTACCTCGCGACGTTGTACGTGATGGTCGACCGTTTGCGCCTGGAGGCGTCACTGGCCGTGGCGGCGCTGGCGTGGTTGATCGCTGCCAGCGTGCTGGTGTCGGTGTGGGTGCGGCTGCACAGCTGA
- a CDS encoding amino acid ABC transporter permease: MEFDFSGIIPSLPGLWNGMVMTLQLMALGVVGGIILGTILALMRLSHNKLLSNLAGAYVNYFRSIPLLLVITWFYLAVPFVLRWITGEDTPIGAFASCIVAFMMFEAAYFCEIVRAGVQSISKGQMGAAQALGMTYGQMMRLIILPQAFRKMTPLLLQQSIILFQDTSLVYAVGLVDFLNASRASGDIIGRSNEFLIFAGLTYFIISFAASLLVKRLQKRFAV, from the coding sequence ATGGAATTCGACTTCTCGGGCATCATCCCTTCCCTGCCGGGTCTGTGGAATGGCATGGTCATGACCCTGCAACTGATGGCGCTGGGCGTCGTCGGCGGGATCATCCTCGGCACGATTCTGGCGTTGATGCGCTTGTCGCATAACAAGCTGCTGTCGAACCTGGCCGGCGCGTACGTCAACTATTTCCGCTCGATTCCGTTGCTGCTGGTCATCACCTGGTTCTACCTGGCGGTGCCGTTCGTGCTGCGCTGGATCACCGGTGAAGACACGCCGATTGGCGCATTCGCTTCCTGCATCGTTGCATTCATGATGTTCGAAGCCGCGTACTTCTGCGAAATCGTCCGGGCTGGGGTGCAATCGATCTCCAAAGGCCAGATGGGCGCCGCCCAGGCTTTGGGCATGACTTACGGCCAGATGATGCGTTTGATCATCCTGCCGCAAGCGTTCCGCAAGATGACCCCGCTGCTGCTGCAACAGAGCATCATCCTGTTTCAGGACACCTCGCTGGTGTACGCAGTCGGTCTGGTGGACTTCCTCAATGCTTCGCGCGCCAGTGGCGACATCATCGGTCGCTCCAATGAGTTCCTGATTTTCGCAGGTCTCACGTACTTCATAATCAGCTTTGCCGCCTCGCTGCTGGTCAAGCGTCTGCAAAAAAGGTTTGCCGTATGA
- a CDS encoding glutamate/aspartate ABC transporter substrate-binding protein yields MRIVPHILGAAIAAALISTPVFAAELTGTLKKIKESGVITLGHRDASIPFSYIADASGKPVGYSHDIQLKIVEAIKKDLDLPNLQVKYNLVTSQTRIPLVQNGTVDVECGSTTNNVERQQQVDFSVGIFEIGTRLLSKKDSKYKNFDDLKGKNVVTTAGTTSERILKSMNADKQMGMNVISAKDHGESFQMLESGRAVAFMMDDALLAGEAAKAKKATDWEVTGDPQSYEIYGCMVRKGDAPFKKAVDDAIVATYKSGEINKIYDKWFMAPIPPKGLNLNFPMSDELKALIANPTDKAADDKKS; encoded by the coding sequence ATGCGCATCGTTCCCCATATCCTGGGCGCAGCCATTGCTGCCGCTCTGATTAGCACGCCAGTTTTCGCTGCCGAGCTCACCGGCACACTGAAGAAGATCAAAGAGTCCGGCGTCATCACCCTCGGGCATCGCGACGCTTCCATTCCGTTTTCCTATATCGCGGATGCTTCCGGCAAGCCGGTTGGCTACTCCCACGATATCCAGCTGAAAATCGTCGAAGCCATCAAGAAAGACCTCGACCTGCCAAACCTTCAGGTCAAATACAACCTGGTCACCTCGCAAACCCGTATTCCGCTGGTGCAAAACGGTACCGTGGACGTCGAATGCGGCTCCACCACCAACAACGTCGAGCGTCAGCAGCAAGTTGACTTCTCCGTCGGCATCTTCGAAATCGGCACCCGTCTGCTGTCCAAGAAAGACTCGAAGTACAAGAACTTCGATGATCTGAAAGGCAAGAACGTCGTGACCACCGCTGGCACCACGTCCGAGCGCATCCTCAAGTCGATGAACGCCGACAAGCAGATGGGCATGAACGTTATCTCCGCCAAAGACCATGGCGAGTCCTTCCAGATGCTGGAATCGGGCCGCGCTGTGGCATTCATGATGGACGACGCCCTTCTGGCCGGTGAAGCCGCCAAAGCCAAGAAGGCCACCGACTGGGAAGTGACCGGTGATCCGCAGTCCTACGAGATCTACGGCTGCATGGTGCGCAAGGGTGATGCACCGTTCAAGAAGGCTGTAGACGACGCCATCGTGGCGACCTACAAGTCGGGCGAGATCAACAAGATCTACGACAAATGGTTCATGGCGCCAATCCCGCCTAAAGGCTTGAACCTGAACTTCCCGATGAGCGACGAGCTCAAGGCCCTGATCGCCAATCCGACCGATAAAGCGGCTGACGACAAGAAGTCCTGA
- the aauR gene encoding two-component response regulator AauR, with the protein MNHDLSVLIVEDDPHVLLGCQQALTLEDIPCVGVGSAEEALERVGDNFAGIVISDIRLPGIDGLELLTRLKARDRSLPVVLITGHGDISMAVGAMQKGAYDFMEKPFSPERLVDVARRALEQRSLAREVSSLRRQLAERDSLEGRIIGRSPAMQNLRELIANVADTSANVLIEGETGTGKELVARCLHDFSRRHTQQFVALNCGGLPENLFESEIFGHEANAFTGAGKRRIGKIEHADGGTLFLDEVESMPLPLQIKLLRVLQERTLERLGSNQSVAVDCRVIAATKSDLDESSKKGQFRSDLYYRLNVVTLELPPLRERREDILQLFEHFLQQSSLRFDRAVPELDNQTVSNLMSHDWPGNVRELRNVAERFALGLPAFKKSGASGSNHGLAFAEAVEAFERNLLNDALQRSGGNLTQASLELGMAKTTLFDKVKKYGLSH; encoded by the coding sequence ATGAACCACGACCTTAGTGTGCTGATCGTCGAAGACGACCCCCATGTGCTGCTCGGCTGCCAGCAGGCGCTGACGCTCGAAGACATTCCCTGCGTCGGCGTCGGCAGCGCCGAAGAAGCCCTGGAGCGAGTCGGCGACAATTTTGCCGGCATCGTCATCAGCGACATTCGCCTGCCCGGCATCGATGGCCTCGAACTGCTGACCCGCCTCAAGGCGCGCGACCGCAGCCTGCCGGTGGTGCTGATTACCGGCCACGGCGACATCTCGATGGCGGTCGGCGCGATGCAAAAAGGCGCCTACGATTTCATGGAGAAACCGTTCTCCCCGGAACGCCTGGTCGACGTCGCGCGCCGCGCGCTGGAGCAACGCAGCCTCGCCCGCGAAGTCTCGTCGCTGCGCCGGCAATTGGCCGAACGCGATTCGCTTGAAGGGCGGATCATCGGCCGCTCGCCGGCCATGCAAAACCTGCGCGAACTGATCGCCAACGTCGCCGACACTTCGGCCAACGTGTTGATCGAGGGTGAAACCGGCACCGGCAAGGAACTGGTCGCGCGTTGCCTGCACGATTTCAGCCGTCGTCACACTCAGCAGTTTGTCGCGCTGAACTGCGGCGGCCTGCCGGAAAACCTCTTCGAAAGTGAAATCTTCGGCCACGAGGCCAACGCCTTCACCGGCGCCGGCAAACGACGGATCGGCAAGATCGAACACGCCGACGGCGGCACGCTGTTTCTCGATGAAGTGGAAAGCATGCCGTTGCCGTTGCAGATCAAATTGCTGCGCGTGTTGCAGGAACGCACCCTCGAACGGCTGGGTTCGAACCAAAGCGTTGCGGTGGATTGCCGGGTGATTGCCGCGACCAAATCCGATCTGGATGAGTCGAGCAAAAAAGGCCAATTCCGCAGCGACCTGTATTACCGCCTCAACGTCGTCACCCTGGAATTGCCACCGTTGCGCGAACGCCGTGAAGACATCCTGCAACTGTTCGAGCACTTCTTGCAGCAGTCTTCGCTGCGCTTCGACCGCGCGGTGCCGGAGCTCGACAACCAGACCGTGTCCAACCTGATGAGCCACGACTGGCCGGGCAACGTCCGGGAACTGCGCAACGTCGCCGAACGGTTTGCCCTCGGCCTGCCGGCCTTCAAGAAGTCCGGCGCGAGTGGCAGCAACCACGGCTTGGCGTTCGCCGAAGCGGTGGAAGCGTTTGAGCGCAACTTGCTCAACGACGCGCTGCAACGCAGCGGCGGCAACCTGACCCAGGCCAGCCTGGAACTCGGCATGGCCAAGACCACGCTGTTCGATAAAGTCAAAAAATACGGGCTGAGCCACTGA
- the aauS gene encoding two-component sensor histidine kinase AauS yields the protein MKCDPTLYRAAPPSLAVKPRLIRHLFLPPLVIALMIGLGYIGFWISEHYGIRSLSENGQRQLELHARAVESEISKYTYLPSLLELESGVSKLLDEPSPETRQTVNEYLEGLNRRSRSRAIYVMDTTGRVLATSNWRDVDSYLGEDLSFRAYFQNAVRGQPGRFYGIGSTNGEPGYYLAHGLEEHGKIIGVAVVKVRLEAMEERWQRARLEAFVSDENGIIILSSDPARRLKSVVPLSDETKEKLARSLQYYWFPLNELQPLARETLAEGVEKLTFPANSELASDEQEITYLAQTRPLSDTPWNFTLLTPLADLRREAINQGILVAVAFALVAFLLIAWNERRKVIATRLAAREALQEANNQLERRITERTTDLRASNDRLKGQIRERRQAEETLRRAQDELVQAGKLAAIGQMSTSIAHELNQPLAALRTLSGNTVRFLERGQLDVASTNLKTINELIDRMGRITASLRSFARRGDDKGQASLGKAVEAALQLLGSRMESAHLQLHRDFNDVQVQIDQTRLEQILVNLIGNALDAMQSQPLPALWLEGEEHDGKYRLRVRDNGHGIDAEARKHLFEPFFTTKPGEQGLGLGLTLSASLAAATGGHLGVEHPASGGTTFVLSLPLVSPTPAEPI from the coding sequence ATGAAATGCGACCCCACTCTCTATCGCGCCGCGCCGCCATCACTCGCCGTGAAACCCCGTCTGATCCGTCACCTGTTCCTGCCGCCACTGGTCATCGCCCTGATGATCGGGTTGGGCTACATCGGCTTCTGGATCAGCGAACACTACGGAATTCGCAGCCTCAGCGAGAATGGCCAGCGTCAGCTCGAACTGCACGCCCGCGCCGTCGAGAGCGAGATCAGCAAATACACCTACCTGCCGAGCCTGCTCGAACTGGAATCCGGCGTTTCCAAATTGCTCGACGAGCCGTCGCCGGAAACCCGGCAAACGGTCAACGAATACCTTGAAGGCCTGAACCGGCGCAGCCGCAGTCGGGCCATCTACGTGATGGACACCACCGGCCGCGTGCTGGCCACCAGCAACTGGCGCGATGTCGACAGTTACCTCGGCGAAGACCTGTCCTTCCGCGCTTATTTCCAGAACGCCGTGCGCGGTCAGCCGGGACGTTTCTACGGCATCGGCAGCACCAACGGCGAACCCGGTTACTACCTGGCCCACGGCCTCGAAGAACACGGCAAGATCATCGGCGTCGCCGTGGTCAAAGTCCGCCTCGAAGCCATGGAAGAACGCTGGCAGCGCGCGCGCCTTGAAGCGTTTGTCAGCGACGAAAACGGCATCATCATTCTCTCCAGCGACCCGGCGCGACGCCTCAAATCGGTGGTACCGCTGAGCGACGAGACCAAGGAAAAACTCGCCCGCAGCCTGCAGTATTACTGGTTCCCGCTCAACGAACTGCAACCGCTGGCCCGCGAAACCCTGGCCGAAGGTGTGGAGAAACTGACCTTCCCGGCCAACAGCGAACTGGCCTCCGACGAACAGGAAATCACTTACCTCGCGCAGACCCGGCCATTGAGCGACACGCCGTGGAATTTCACCCTGCTCACGCCGCTCGCGGATTTGCGCCGTGAAGCGATCAATCAGGGGATTCTGGTGGCGGTGGCGTTTGCTTTGGTGGCGTTTTTGCTGATCGCCTGGAACGAGCGACGCAAGGTGATTGCCACCCGCCTCGCCGCCCGCGAAGCCTTGCAGGAAGCCAACAATCAATTGGAACGTCGGATTACCGAACGCACCACCGACCTGCGCGCCAGCAACGATCGGCTCAAGGGCCAGATCCGCGAACGGCGCCAGGCGGAAGAGACCTTGCGCCGCGCTCAGGATGAACTGGTCCAGGCCGGCAAACTGGCGGCGATCGGGCAGATGTCGACCAGCATTGCCCACGAACTGAACCAGCCACTGGCGGCGCTACGCACCTTGTCCGGCAATACCGTGCGCTTTCTCGAACGCGGGCAACTCGACGTCGCCAGCACCAACTTGAAAACCATCAACGAACTGATCGACCGCATGGGCCGGATCACCGCCAGCCTGCGCTCCTTCGCCCGGCGTGGCGACGACAAGGGTCAGGCCAGCCTCGGCAAAGCGGTCGAGGCCGCGCTGCAATTGCTCGGCAGCCGGATGGAAAGCGCACACCTGCAATTGCACCGCGACTTCAACGACGTGCAAGTGCAGATCGACCAAACCCGGCTCGAGCAAATCCTCGTCAACCTGATCGGCAATGCGCTCGACGCCATGCAATCGCAACCGCTGCCCGCGCTGTGGCTGGAGGGCGAAGAGCACGACGGCAAATATCGCCTGCGGGTGCGCGACAACGGGCACGGCATCGACGCCGAAGCGCGCAAGCATCTGTTCGAACCGTTTTTCACCACCAAACCCGGCGAGCAGGGCCTGGGCCTCGGCCTGACGCTGTCCGCCAGCCTCGCGGCGGCCACCGGCGGCCATTTGGGTGTCGAACACCCGGCCAGCGGTGGTACCACTTTCGTCCTCAGTTTACCGTTGGTAAGCCCCACTCCCGCCGAGCCAATATGA
- the glpD gene encoding glycerol-3-phosphate dehydrogenase codes for MPTSTLPTPPLAEVYDIAVIGGGINGVGIAADAAGRGLSVFLCEKDDLASHTSSASSKLIHGGLRYLEHYEFRLVREALAEREVLLAKAPHIVKQMRFVLPHRPHLRPAWMIRAGLFLYDNLGKREKLEGSKSLKFGPDSPLKSEITKGFEYSDCWVDDARLVVLNAMAAREKGAHVHTQTRCVSARRTKGLWHLHLERADGSLFSIRAKALVNAAGPWVAKFIRDDLKMESPYGIRLIQGSHLIVPKLYEGEHAHILQNEDQRIVFTIPYLNHFTLIGTTDREYTGDPAAVAITEGETDYLLKVVNAHFKKQVSRDDILHSYSGVRPLCNDESDNPSAVTRDYTLALSGTGEDAPLLSVFGGKLTTYRKLAESAMAQLAPYFSHIKPSWTAKATLPGGEDMTTPQALAAKIRDQFDWVPTEIARRWATTYGSRTWRMLEGVQSLNDLGEHIGGGLYTREVDYLCSEEWATTAHDILWRRSKLGLFTTPDEQQKLADYLSKVEQNRSKIEAA; via the coding sequence ATGCCCACTTCTACCTTGCCTACGCCCCCTCTCGCCGAGGTCTACGATATCGCCGTCATCGGTGGTGGGATCAATGGCGTGGGGATCGCAGCGGATGCCGCCGGTCGCGGTCTTTCGGTGTTCCTTTGTGAAAAAGACGACTTGGCCAGCCACACCTCGTCGGCCAGCAGCAAGCTGATCCACGGTGGCCTGCGCTACCTCGAACATTACGAATTCCGTCTGGTGCGTGAAGCCCTCGCCGAGCGCGAAGTGCTGTTGGCCAAAGCCCCGCACATCGTCAAGCAGATGCGCTTCGTGCTGCCGCATCGGCCGCACCTGCGTCCAGCGTGGATGATCCGTGCAGGTCTGTTCCTGTATGACAACCTTGGCAAACGGGAAAAACTCGAAGGCTCGAAAAGCCTGAAGTTCGGCCCGGACAGCCCGCTCAAAAGCGAAATCACCAAAGGCTTCGAATACTCCGATTGCTGGGTCGACGACGCCCGCCTCGTAGTATTGAACGCCATGGCCGCCCGCGAAAAAGGCGCGCACGTTCACACCCAGACCCGTTGCGTCAGCGCCCGACGCACCAAAGGCCTGTGGCACCTGCACCTGGAACGCGCCGACGGCAGCCTGTTTTCGATTCGCGCCAAAGCGCTGGTCAACGCCGCCGGTCCGTGGGTTGCCAAGTTCATTCGTGACGACCTGAAAATGGAATCGCCGTACGGCATCCGCTTGATTCAGGGCAGCCACTTGATCGTGCCGAAACTGTACGAAGGCGAACACGCGCACATTCTGCAAAACGAAGATCAGCGCATCGTCTTCACCATTCCGTACCTGAACCACTTCACCCTGATCGGCACCACCGACCGCGAGTACACCGGTGACCCGGCTGCCGTGGCGATCACCGAGGGTGAAACCGATTACCTGTTGAAAGTGGTCAACGCGCACTTCAAGAAGCAAGTCAGCCGCGACGACATTCTGCACAGCTATTCCGGCGTGCGTCCGCTGTGCAATGACGAGTCCGATAACCCTTCGGCCGTGACCCGCGACTACACGCTGGCGTTGTCCGGCACTGGCGAAGACGCGCCGCTGCTGTCGGTGTTCGGCGGCAAGCTGACCACCTACCGCAAACTGGCGGAATCGGCGATGGCGCAACTGGCGCCGTACTTCTCGCACATCAAACCGAGCTGGACCGCCAAAGCGACCCTGCCCGGCGGCGAAGACATGACCACCCCGCAAGCGCTGGCCGCGAAAATCCGCGACCAGTTCGACTGGGTGCCGACCGAAATCGCGCGCCGCTGGGCCACCACTTACGGCAGCCGCACCTGGCGCATGCTCGAAGGCGTGCAGAGCCTGAATGACTTGGGCGAGCACATCGGCGGCGGTCTCTACACCCGCGAAGTCGATTACCTGTGCAGCGAAGAATGGGCCACCACCGCCCACGACATCCTCTGGCGTCGCAGCAAACTCGGCTTGTTCACCACCCCGGATGAGCAGCAGAAACTGGCTGATTACCTGAGCAAGGTCGAACAGAACCGCAGCAAGATCGAAGCGGCCTGA
- a CDS encoding amino acid ABC transporter permease codes for MNYTWDWGVFFKSTGVGSETYLDWFISGLGWTIAIAVVAWIIALTLGSILGVMRTVPNRVVAGIATCYVELFRNVPLLVQLFIWYFLVPDLLPQDLQDWYKQDLNPTTSAYLSVVVCLGLFTAARVCEQVRTGIQALPRGQESAARAMGFKLPQIYWNVLLPQAYRIIIPPLTSEFLNVFKNSSVASLIGLMELLAQTKQTAEFSANLFEAFTLATLIYFTLNMSLMLLMRLVEKKVAVPGLISLGGK; via the coding sequence ATGAATTACACATGGGACTGGGGCGTGTTCTTCAAGTCCACCGGCGTGGGCAGCGAGACCTATCTCGACTGGTTCATTTCCGGCCTGGGCTGGACCATCGCCATCGCCGTCGTAGCCTGGATTATCGCGCTGACGCTGGGCTCGATCCTGGGCGTCATGCGTACCGTGCCAAACCGCGTCGTTGCCGGCATTGCGACCTGCTACGTCGAACTCTTTCGTAACGTGCCGCTGCTGGTTCAGCTGTTCATCTGGTACTTCCTGGTGCCGGACCTGCTGCCGCAAGACTTGCAGGACTGGTACAAACAAGACCTCAACCCGACTACCTCGGCTTACCTGAGCGTTGTCGTGTGCCTGGGCTTGTTCACCGCCGCTCGCGTTTGCGAACAAGTGCGCACTGGCATCCAGGCACTGCCGCGCGGCCAGGAATCCGCCGCTCGCGCGATGGGTTTCAAGCTGCCGCAGATCTACTGGAACGTGCTGCTGCCCCAGGCTTACCGCATCATTATTCCGCCGCTTACCTCGGAATTTCTCAACGTGTTCAAGAACTCGTCGGTAGCCTCGCTGATCGGCCTGATGGAGCTGCTCGCGCAGACCAAACAGACCGCCGAGTTCTCCGCCAACCTGTTCGAAGCTTTCACTCTGGCCACGCTGATCTACTTCACCTTGAACATGAGCCTGATGCTGCTGATGCGTCTGGTCGAGAAGAAAGTCGCCGTGCCGGGCCTGATCTCGCTAGGGGGTAAATGA
- a CDS encoding DeoR/GlpR family transcriptional regulator, with protein MNLPPRQQQILELVRERGYVSIEEMATLFVVTPQTIRRDINQLAEANLLRRYHGGAAYDSSVENTAYAMRADQMRDEKQRIGEAIAAQIPDHASLFINIGTTTESIARALLNHNHLKIITNNLHVASMLSAKDDFDVLLTGGNVRRDGGVVGQASVDFINQFKVDFALVGISGIDEDGSLLDFDYQEVRVSQAIIANARQVILAADSSKFGRNAMIRLGPISLIDCLVTDQQPVPALAQLLSQHKIRLEVV; from the coding sequence ATGAATCTGCCTCCCCGTCAGCAACAAATCCTCGAGCTGGTCCGCGAACGCGGCTATGTGAGCATCGAGGAAATGGCCACGCTGTTCGTCGTTACACCGCAAACCATTCGCCGCGACATCAATCAACTCGCGGAAGCCAATTTGCTGCGTCGCTACCACGGCGGCGCTGCCTACGATTCCAGTGTCGAAAACACCGCTTACGCCATGCGCGCCGACCAGATGCGCGATGAAAAGCAGCGTATCGGTGAAGCCATTGCCGCACAGATTCCCGACCACGCCTCGCTGTTCATCAATATCGGCACCACCACCGAATCGATTGCCCGGGCGCTGCTCAATCACAATCACCTGAAGATCATCACCAACAACCTGCACGTGGCTTCCATGCTCAGCGCCAAGGACGACTTCGATGTCCTGCTGACCGGCGGCAATGTGCGGCGCGACGGCGGCGTGGTCGGTCAGGCGAGTGTCGATTTCATCAACCAGTTCAAGGTGGATTTCGCCCTGGTCGGCATCAGCGGGATCGATGAAGACGGCAGTTTGCTCGACTTCGATTATCAGGAGGTGCGCGTTTCGCAGGCGATCATCGCCAACGCACGCCAGGTGATTCTGGCGGCGGACTCAAGCAAATTCGGGCGCAACGCCATGATTCGCCTCGGGCCAATCAGCTTGATCGATTGTCTGGTGACAGATCAGCAGCCGGTTCCGGCGCTGGCGCAGTTGTTGAGTCAGCACAAGATTCGGCTCGAGGTCGTTTAA
- a CDS encoding dermonecrotic toxin domain-containing protein, with the protein MDRQPHDHAPVRDIRFDALDDLPRHDQSLYLAAVRRWQNCQEKFAALMADAPDSALRQRWDDWWNARARGTAVSRWTRAIELFRTHFDAAAQTTFAQGQLSAAQLQTAQALINPAQLPAQEPPLITERLGGAQVSQDAQWAAALVITTVSGPLLYLPARQPALLAFDTRAALQAHLGLERLSQHTTDSIAPAIITDSPPADPLLEALTRWRSHCLETPQAWSRQRLVQVLFAAPPLPGDFAVTDVEDEERAEPLFGSLNADLSLSHRRNAIEQQRLAIESLLDDEQAVAQPERLAQLKRCLDALDSAEENARTAAKALLERRPALRLLELRQRPNADYDELHLARLAGLRAEADVQRLLQQISEVEQAWLQAVLDNPKRADRNQAVMVARLSLVSSPTLGTTLDGPLVITSETAGNALLLYWPGSAGGLQRFASLQALEHAVFKLGAIDSEWSLQLSPLSGDPFEYSLQNQLYACEQRVAKVLTDNPLPSHEQPRRVELEKSLLETLDSLGVPVH; encoded by the coding sequence ATGGACAGACAACCTCACGATCACGCTCCGGTTCGCGACATTCGTTTCGATGCCCTCGACGACCTGCCTCGACACGATCAGAGCCTTTATCTCGCTGCTGTACGGCGTTGGCAAAACTGCCAGGAAAAATTCGCCGCGCTCATGGCTGACGCGCCTGACTCTGCGCTACGCCAACGCTGGGACGATTGGTGGAACGCGCGCGCACGAGGGACAGCGGTGTCACGCTGGACGCGCGCGATCGAGCTTTTTCGCACGCATTTTGATGCCGCTGCGCAGACGACCTTCGCCCAAGGTCAGCTCAGTGCCGCGCAACTGCAAACCGCACAGGCGCTGATAAACCCCGCGCAACTCCCGGCACAGGAGCCACCGCTGATTACCGAGCGACTGGGTGGCGCTCAGGTTTCGCAAGACGCGCAATGGGCTGCGGCACTGGTGATCACCACGGTCAGCGGCCCGCTGCTGTACTTGCCCGCGCGACAACCGGCGCTGCTGGCGTTCGATACGCGGGCAGCGCTGCAAGCGCATTTGGGCCTGGAGCGATTGTCGCAACACACCACCGACTCCATCGCACCCGCGATCATCACTGACAGCCCGCCGGCCGATCCGCTGCTCGAAGCGCTGACACGTTGGCGTTCGCATTGCCTCGAAACGCCGCAAGCGTGGAGTCGCCAGCGGCTCGTACAAGTGCTGTTCGCTGCACCGCCATTGCCCGGCGACTTTGCCGTGACCGATGTCGAAGATGAAGAACGCGCCGAGCCGCTGTTCGGTTCACTGAACGCTGATCTGTCATTGAGCCATCGGCGTAACGCAATCGAGCAGCAGCGGTTGGCCATCGAAAGTCTGCTTGATGATGAACAAGCCGTAGCGCAACCGGAGCGGCTCGCGCAGCTGAAACGCTGCCTCGACGCGCTCGACAGCGCCGAAGAAAACGCTCGCACGGCCGCCAAGGCGTTGCTCGAGCGCCGCCCGGCATTGCGTTTGCTCGAATTGCGCCAGCGGCCGAACGCCGATTACGACGAGTTGCACCTTGCCCGTTTGGCTGGGTTGCGCGCCGAGGCTGACGTGCAGCGTTTGTTACAGCAAATCAGCGAGGTTGAGCAGGCGTGGCTGCAAGCGGTGCTGGACAATCCCAAACGCGCCGACCGCAACCAGGCAGTCATGGTCGCCCGTTTGAGCCTTGTATCGAGTCCGACGCTTGGCACCACGCTCGACGGGCCACTGGTCATCACCTCTGAAACCGCGGGCAACGCGTTGTTGCTCTACTGGCCCGGCAGCGCTGGCGGCTTGCAGCGTTTTGCCTCGTTGCAGGCGCTGGAACACGCGGTGTTCAAACTCGGGGCCATCGACAGCGAATGGTCGTTGCAATTGTCGCCGCTGTCCGGCGATCCCTTTGAATACAGTCTGCAAAATCAGCTGTACGCCTGCGAACAGCGGGTCGCGAAGGTGTTGACCGACAATCCGCTGCCCTCGCATGAGCAGCCGCGTCGCGTCGAACTGGAAAAATCCCTGCTGGAAACCCTCGACAGTCTTGGCGTGCCAGTACATTAG